A window of Haloarcula marismortui ATCC 43049 genomic DNA:
CGACCAGATCGCCGACACCGGCGCTGATGTCGTCTTCTGCCAGAAGGGCATCGACGACATGGCCCAGCACTACCTCGCCGAGAAGGGTATTCTGGCCGTCCGCCGCGCCAAGAAGTCCGACATCGAGTTCCTCAAAGAGGTTCTGGGTGCCCGCATCGTCTCCGATCTCGACTCCGCGAGCGCGGAAGACCTGGGTCACGGCTCTGTCACCCGCGACGACGCCGAAGGCCTGTTCTACGTCGAGGGCAGCGGCGACGGAGCCCACGGCGTCACGCTCCTGCTCCGTGGTTCGACCGACCACGTCGTCGACGAACTCGAACGCGGCGTCACGGACGCGCTCGATGTCGTCGCGTCCACGGTTGCCAACGGCAGCGTCCTCGGTGGCGGCGGCGCACCTGAAGTCGAAGTCGCCCGCCGGCTCCGCGACTACGCCGACAGCGTCGAAGGCCGCGAACAGCTCGCTATCGAGTCCTTCGCCGACGCGCTGGAGATCATCCCGCGCACCCTCGCCGAGAACGCTGGTCTCGACAGCATCGACACGCTCGTCGACCTGCGCGCCGCCCACGAGGACGGCGATGTCAGCGCCGGCCTGAACGTCTTCTCCGGTGACGTCGAGAACACGCTCGACACCGGCGTCGTCGAGCCAGCCCACGCCAAGCGACAGGCGATTTCCTCGGCTGCAGAGGCCGCGAACCTGGTCCTCAAGATCGATGACATCATCGCTGCCGGCGAGCTTTCGACCTCCGGCGGCGACGAAGGCGGCCCCGGCGGCCCCGGTGGCGCCCCTGGCGGCATGGGCGGCATGGGTGGCGGCATGGGCGGCATGATGTAGGAGACGGGCGGAGCGAAGTCTCCGAACGAGCGAACGGAACGGACGAAGTCCGTGAGCAAAGCGAGGGGCCGAACGAAGTGAGGGCCCTCGAATAGTGAGTGGCGAAAGCCGCGAACCGCGAGGTTCTGAGCAACGCGAAGAACCTCGTATACGCGAGCGGGAACGCAGTAACCCGCGAGCACTGTAGCTGACCGGAAGAAGACTTTTCGAACGAACGCCGAAGCAGCCCCGCTGGGTGTGCTTTGACCGCTAACAGACTGCCCTGCGGACGATATTCTTGACCGACGACAGTCCAATTCCACACAGCTACGGATAGGTCGTGACACCGCCGATATCGAGACGTGAAACCGGAGAAACAGTTAGGTGTGTCTCTGCGAAGTTTCGATTGTCCCGGTCCGTTTGGTGGGACGGACTGGTGACAGCGGGTGGGGGCCTCTCTTCGTTTTAGCGGTCACTCGACAGTGTCCAGCCGCCGCCCCAATCATTCAGGGCGTGTTGTCCGGTTTCGGTGGCGTCGGTCTTCGAACACCACGTCCGTCGTTCCCAGGTCGCTGTAGCGGAGAATCTCGGTCACTCGGTAGGTATCCGTTCCGTTGTCGACTGTGTACTGGAGCGCGTAGCTCCGGACGATGCCGTTGGGCGTCACGGTCGCTGAGAGGGAGACGTTCGTCACACGGTCGACGGGACGAGTGGCAACCGCGCTGCCGTCGGCCGACCCGGTTCCTTTGATGCGATACAACGACACGCCGTACAGTTGCTTGATGACCTCGTCGCCGGGGCGGATGGATGTGATGTTGGTGGCGGAAAGCAACGCTATGAGACGCCCGTTGAACGTGGGTTCGAAGAACAGTGCAGCCCGGGGTGAGCGGGGCGGGCCACCGATACCGCGGCTGTCCGCGACTACTTCCGTCGATGTCGACCCGTTGACGGTCGTCCGTCTGAGCGCACGACCGTCCCGCCAGGTGCTGTGTATCTCACGCGCTGTCACACTCTGTCCGGATATCGTTCGGGTGGCCGTGTACGACTCGTAGCCCGCGCTGATGCTGGCACGGGTCCGGACGCGCCTGTGCAGGCCGCTGCCGTTCATGACGGTCCTGGTGTGGTGGACTCGATAGGAGGTGTTCGAAAGCCGCCTGACGTGGGCGCGGCCGAGCGCGGTGGCGTTGACGACGCGGTCGCCGACGACGCCCGGGGCGCGTTGTGCCGCACTCGTTGGTGCGTCTGCAGTCGGGACCGGGGCTGGTGTCACCGTCTCCCTGGCGGCCGCGTTGTCCCCGAACAGACCGGTACATCCGGCGCTCAGCAGACAGAGACAGACCACAGCAATCGCCACCCCGCGACGCATGTTGGTGACTCGTTGTGTGGCGATATAACCCCTGTGACGGCGGAGGGCTAAATATCGTTGAGTGTCAACATACTGTATGCAGACGCTGCTTCTCGGCGCGGACGCGGTTGAGGACCACGCGACGATGCCGGCAGTCATCGACGCGGTTGCCGCGGCCTTCGCCGCCGATGCCAGGGAGAACACCATCATGCCGGCCAAGTCCTACATCGACCTGCCGCAGTACAACGGCGACTTCCGGTCGATGCCGGCCTACGTCAACGCTGAAACGTGGGACGCCGCCGCGGTCAAGTGGGTCAACGTCCATCTGGACAACCCCCGCGACCACGACTTGCCGACCGTCCTCGGGACGCTCATCTACTCGGACCCCGAGACGGCGTTCCCACTGGCCGTGATGGACGGTACAGTCCTGACGCGCCTGCGGACCGGGGCGGCGGCCGCCGTCGCCACCGACCACCTCGCTGTCGCCGACGCGGACTCCCTTGGTCTGGTCGGGGCCGGCACGCAGGCGTACACGCAACTGGACGCTATTTCGGCGGTCCGGAACATCGAGACGGTGGTCGTCGCCGACCGGGACACGGAGAAACAGCAGGCGTTCGTCGACACGTTCACCGACCGGTTCGACGTGCGGGCGGGCAGCATTGAGGACGCCGCCGGCTGTGATGTGCTGTCGACGATTACGCCCGTCGAGTCGCCTATCGTCGACCGGAAGTGGCTCGGCGAGCGCACACACGTCAACGCCATCGGGGCCGACGCCGCCGGCAAGCAGGAACACAGCGAACGCACGCTCCTCGACGCGAAACTCGTCATCGACAACTACGAGCAGTGTACCCACTCCGGTGAAATCAACGTCCCGTGGGGCGAGGGTACCCTGACCGATACCGACCTCCACGGGGAACTCGGCGACATCGTCGCGGGCACGCTCTCGGGGCGGACAGACGACGACGGAATCACGCTTTTTGACTCGACGGGGCTGGCTATCCAGGACGTCGCGGCCGCACACGTCGTCTATGAGAACGCGAGCGACGATGGCGACGGAACGGCGTTCTCACTCGTCGACACCGAGACCTCCTGATTACGGCGAAGGCGTGAGCATGTCGGTCACTTTTGAGATGCCCCAGACGATGACGATAAACGGCAGGAGCGGCATCAATAGGACGAGCAGGCCGAGGAACACTCCCCAACCGAACACGTCCATCCCTTCGTCGCGGTGGGGCCGCGACCCTGGCGTGACCGATCGGAGCGGTGCCGGCAGTCGTCCGCTGTCTTCCGTCTCGTCGTCAGGTGATGCTGCCATACTGTCTCTTTCGCTGAAACGTGTATAAGCCTAGGCCCGGCGGCTACATGGCACCGGCGACGCCGCTGCCGATGGCAGCCCCGCAGTTGTCACAGGCGACGAGGTAGAACCGTTTCGAGGCCGTAAAGAAGCCCGTCGTCGACTCCATGTCGAGGAACTCCACGTCGTCCGGGTCGGCCATCTCCGCTTCGCATTCCGGGCAGTGCACCATCAGGCTGCACCTCCGTTGGACTTTGCGCCGGCGACGCCGCTACCGATAGTAACGCCACAGGCCGCGCAGTTGGCAGTGTAGAAGCGCTTGGAGGCTTTGATAAACCCGGTGGTCGCGTCCACTTCGACGAACTCGATGTCGTCGGCCGTTTCGAGCGAGGTCTCACAATCAGGGCAGTGTACCATACATTCCTGACACCTGCCGAGTCCGGCAAAAATCTTGTGTGGGTAGCAGCGCTTCCGGTCGGCGTGCTGGCGACGATATCTGCTCGACACGCGGCACATCGGCGTATCGCTGACGCCGTTACAGAGACCGGTCGCCACTATCGATAATATCTGCGTACACCGCTCATGCCGACTCGAACGCTCTCGTTTCGTCTGGCCTGACCGGAACTGGCTGAAGCTGGAGCGTTCAGCACAGTTCCTGAACTGATTTGCCTGAACAGCCTTTGCACGTCGAAACGCCCGAAACAGTGACAATCTCCCGCATGCAATGATCTGCCCACCGGGAACGCACCATGGGTAGCAAACCTGTCTTAGTCGTCACGGCCGACGGGCTGGATACCGCCACTCTTGAATCTGCCCTCGCTGACACACCGGCTTCGATCACGTACCTGTCGGACCTCACGGACCTCTTTGATACGCTCACCCATTCGGTGTTCCACGCGCTCGTACTGCCCGAAACAGTCGATGGCCAGTCCGGAACCGATATCGCGTACGGCGTCAGGACGCTGTTTCCCGACCTGCCGGTAATCATTGTTGGCGAGGACCCGGAAGCAGTCCCGGATACCCTCGAGGTGACGGCCGTTGAGCCGTCGGCACGTCTCGAAGACGCCGTCGCCGAGGCCGTCCGGGATAGCCTCGGTGCCGAGCCACCGACTGTCGCTGGACGCCCACCGTCCCCGATGGAGACGCTGTTACTCTCCCTGTTCAACGAACTGCCGGACCACCTGTATGCGAAAGACGATCAGGCCCGACACGTCCTGCTGGGCCGGGGGTTCAACGAGCCAACCGACCGGCTCGGGCTCACCGACGTCGAAGTCCCGGAACTGGCCGAGGAACACGCGAGAGCGGCCCTGCGTGATGAGATGGACGTTATCGAGGAGGAAACAGACCGGGTCGAAGTGGAGGAGTTCCTCGACCTTGATGCGTCGTACGTTCGCACCCGAAAGATGCCGTGGTACGATTCCACTGGCGACGTTCAGGGTATCATCGGACACACTCAAGATATCACTGACCGAAAGCTCCGCGAGCACGCGTTTCGCCGCCAGAACGAACGGATGGTGAAAGTCGCACTCGTGGCGTCTCATGAGCTTCGAAACGAACTGCAGATCGCGTACGGGCGACTCGAAGAGCTGGCTGACTGCGACGGTCCGACCGCCGACATTGCCGAGTCGCTGTCCCAGATTTCTGCGATTATTGATACCGTCGTTGAACTCTCTACGAGTGACCCGAATGGCCCGGTCCAGCACGCCGAGATCGAACAGGTCCCGAAGCGAGAACACGTGTGGCTCTCCCGTCTCAGTCGAGAGGTGTGGGACACGCTCGCTGACAGTGAGGCATGCCTGACTTTCGATGGGGACACCCGTATTGTCGCCGATCAGGAGTCTGCCGGACTGTTGCTCCAGATACTGTTCCAGAACGCGCTTGAACACGCCGGACCGTCGGTCACCGTCACCGTCGGCCTGACGGCAGACGGCTTCTTCGTCGCAGATGACGGCCCGGGCATCGATGTCGAACCACCGGAACGGGTGTTCGATGCGGGTCACACTGCTGTCGCAGAGAACACTGGATTCGGACTCTATGTCGCCCGACGGGTCGCCGCTGACCAGGGGTGGACGGTCACAGCAGCGGAGAGCGAGTCGGGCGGTGCCCGATTCGATATCGGAAACGTCGACTGTCCCGAATAGCGGGCGGTCAGTCGACCCTGGCGACGCTACCGCTCTGTAAGCAGGCAGCGCTCCGGACTCACACCCGTTGGCCTGTGCGTTCGTGCGGCGGACCCTGATACCCTCCCGAAGGGAAAGGTATAGCACGGTCGCTGCCGGATGTTCCGATATCATGACCACGACCGGTGAGGAACGCGAGCGGGGGTTCGATCATACGGAGATCGAGCCCCGGTGGCAGCGCACGTGGGACGAGGCCGACGTGTTCCGGATCGACGACGACGAGACCGACCCGGAGTACGTGCTGGCGATGTTCCCCTACACGTCCGGAAGCCTCCACATGGGCCACGTCCGGAACTACACAATCACGGATGCTTACGCCCGCTTCGAGCGGATGCGCGGCGAGAGCGTCCTCCACCCGATGGGGTGGGACTCCTTCGGCCTCCCGGCTGAGAACGCCGCCGAGGAACGCGACACCAACCCGCGGGACTGGACGATGCAGTGCATCGACTCGATGCGTGACCAGCTCACGGAGATGGGCTTTGGCTACGACTGGGACCGCGAACTCGCGACCTGTGAACCCGACTACTACCAGTGGAACCAGTGGCTGTTCAAACAGTTCCGCGAGGAAGGGCTGGTCGAGCGTCAGGCCGCCG
This region includes:
- a CDS encoding sensor histidine kinase — protein: MGSKPVLVVTADGLDTATLESALADTPASITYLSDLTDLFDTLTHSVFHALVLPETVDGQSGTDIAYGVRTLFPDLPVIIVGEDPEAVPDTLEVTAVEPSARLEDAVAEAVRDSLGAEPPTVAGRPPSPMETLLLSLFNELPDHLYAKDDQARHVLLGRGFNEPTDRLGLTDVEVPELAEEHARAALRDEMDVIEEETDRVEVEEFLDLDASYVRTRKMPWYDSTGDVQGIIGHTQDITDRKLREHAFRRQNERMVKVALVASHELRNELQIAYGRLEELADCDGPTADIAESLSQISAIIDTVVELSTSDPNGPVQHAEIEQVPKREHVWLSRLSREVWDTLADSEACLTFDGDTRIVADQESAGLLLQILFQNALEHAGPSVTVTVGLTADGFFVADDGPGIDVEPPERVFDAGHTAVAENTGFGLYVARRVAADQGWTVTAAESESGGARFDIGNVDCPE
- a CDS encoding DUF7535 family protein; its protein translation is MAASPDDETEDSGRLPAPLRSVTPGSRPHRDEGMDVFGWGVFLGLLVLLMPLLPFIVIVWGISKVTDMLTPSP
- a CDS encoding alanine dehydrogenase, with product MQTLLLGADAVEDHATMPAVIDAVAAAFAADARENTIMPAKSYIDLPQYNGDFRSMPAYVNAETWDAAAVKWVNVHLDNPRDHDLPTVLGTLIYSDPETAFPLAVMDGTVLTRLRTGAAAAVATDHLAVADADSLGLVGAGTQAYTQLDAISAVRNIETVVVADRDTEKQQAFVDTFTDRFDVRAGSIEDAAGCDVLSTITPVESPIVDRKWLGERTHVNAIGADAAGKQEHSERTLLDAKLVIDNYEQCTHSGEINVPWGEGTLTDTDLHGELGDIVAGTLSGRTDDDGITLFDSTGLAIQDVAAAHVVYENASDDGDGTAFSLVDTETS